A region from the Pelobates fuscus isolate aPelFus1 chromosome 3, aPelFus1.pri, whole genome shotgun sequence genome encodes:
- the SLC20A1 gene encoding sodium-dependent phosphate transporter 1 has protein sequence MESTTAFSAITSAITGQASGPLVQSLWLLILGFVIAFILAFSVGANDVANSFGTAVGSGVVTLRQACILASIFETVGSVLLGAKVSETIRKGLIDVTMYNNTQELLMAGSISAMFGSAVWQLVASFLKLPISGTHCIVGATIGFSLVAKGQQGVKWTELLRIVLSWFISPLLSGIMSALLFFLVRMFILRKADPVPNGLRALPVFYATTIGINLFSIMYTGAPLLGFDKIPLWGVILISVGCALICALFVWFFICPRMKKKIEREVKSSPSESPLMDKSRELCRPILKQDQEDVKLPIDQEITVETKLHILDVVSVSVPSRATEEKTVSFKMGEYDEVPEREKARSMETNIDQSTNGVVQLPSGNHVQFNQTVSNQMNSSGQYQYHTVHKDSGLYKELLHKLHLAKVGDCMGDSGEKPLRRNNSYTSYTMAICGMPLDSFRTREPEARPEEAEKLTWQGADGKKRIRMDSYTSYCNAVADAHKDTGVEEQEEGNTEEGAVDTKSSNSSLGEWHDQDRPEVSLLFQFLQILTACFGSFAHGGNDVSNAIGPLVALYLVYMTGDVTTKASTPIWLLLYGGVGICIGLWVWGRRVIQTMGKDLTPITPSSGFSIELASALTVVIASNVGLPISTTHCKVGSVVSVGWLRSKKAVDWRLFRNIFLAWFVTVPISGLISAGIMALFKYAIFRV, from the exons ATGGAATCAACAACCGCTTTTAGTGCAATTACCAGTGCCATTACTGGGCAGGCAAGTGGTCCCTTAGTGCAATCCCTCTGGCTACTGATTTTGGGTTTTGTCATTGCATTCATCCTGGCATTCTCTGTTGGTGCCAATGATGTTGCAAATTCCTTTGGCACAGCTGTGGGCTCTGGTGTAGTTACCTTGCGTCAGGCTTGCATTCTGGCATCTATCTTTGAGACCGTTGGATCTGTGTTGCTGGGGGCTAAAGTGAGTGAGACAATCCGGAAAGGACTGATTGACGTCACCATGTATAACAATACTCAGGAGCTATTAATGGCTGGTTCCATCAGTGCCATGTTTG GTTCTGCTGTGTGGCAGCTTGTGGCTTCTTTCTTGAAACTTCCCATCTCTGGTACCCACTGTATTGTTGGTGCCACCATTGGCTTCTCTCTTGTTGCTAAAGGGCAGCAAGGTGTCAAGTGGACGGAGTTGCTTCGCATTG TGCTCTCCTGGTTTATATCACCTCTTCTATCTGGCATCATGTCTGCACTCCTGTTCTTCCTCGTCAGAATGTTCATCCTACGGAAG GCAGATCCGGTTCCCAATGGATTGAGAGCTCTTCCAGTCTTCTACGCCACCACGATCGGCATCAATCTCTTCTCCATCATGTACACTGGTGCACCCC TGTTGGGGTTTGACAAGATTCCCTTATGGGGTGTAATCCTGATCTCTGTGGGGTGTGCATTGATCTGTGCCTTGTTTGTCTGGTTCTTCATCTGCCCAAGAATGAAGAAGAAAATTGAAC GGGAGGTTAAAAGCAGCCCTTCTGAATCCCCCCTGATGGACAAGAGCAGAGAACTCTGTCGTCCCATCCTGAAGCAGGATCAAGAAGATGTGAAGCTGCCTATTGACCAAGAAATCACAGTCGAGACGAAACTGCACATTCTGGACGTGGTGTCTGTGTCCGTACCATCAAGGGCCACAGAGGAGAAGACGGTCTCTTTCAAAATGGGTGAATATGATGAAGTACCAGAAAGAGAGAAAGCTCGGAGCATGGAAACAAACATTGATCAGTCTACAAATG GAGTGGTGCAGCTGCCAAGTGGGAACCACGTGCAATTTAACCAAACCGTTAGCAACCAGATGAATTCAAGCGGTCAATATCAGTATCACACCGTACACAAGGATTCTGGCTTGTACAAAGAGTTGCTTCACAAGCTGCACCTGGCCAAAGTAGGAGATTGTATGGGAGACTCTGGCGAGAAGCCCTTGCGCCGGAACAACAGTTACACCTCATACACCATGGCAATCTGTGGGATGCCACTAGACTCCTTCCGGACACGGGAACCTGAAGCACGACCTGAAGAGGCAGAGAAACTCACTTGGCAGGGAGCAGATGGGAAGAAGAGGATTCGTATGGACAGTTACACCAGTTATTGCAATGCTGTGGCTGATGCACACAAGGATACTGGAGTCGAGGAGCAAGAAGAAGGGAACACAGAAGAAGGAGCTGTGGACACAAAGAGCAGCAACTCCTCTCTGGGAGAGTGGCATGACCAGGACAGGCCTGAGGTGTCTCTTCTGTTCCAGTTCCTTCAAATTCTAACTGCATGCTTTGGATCTTTTGCTCATGGTGGAAATGATGTCAG CAATGCCATAGGACCACTTGTTGCCTTGTACCTGGTTTATATGACTGGTGATGTAACAACGAAGGCTTCTACACCCATCTGGCTGCTCTTGTATGGAGGTGTTGGTATCTGCATTGGTCTTTGGGTTTGGGGTCGCAGGGTCATCCAAACTATGGGCAAAGATCTAACCCCTATCACACCTTCAAG TGGTTTCAGCATTGAATTGGCATCTGCTCTTACTGTCGTGATTGCTTCAAACGTTGGACTTCCAATCAGTACAACTCACTGCAAG GTGGGCTCCGTAGTATCCGTAGGGTGGTTAAGATCCAAGAAAGCTGTGGACTGGAGACTCTTCAGAAATATCTTCTTGGCCTGGTTTGTCACAGTGCCAATCTCCGGCCTAATCAGTGCTGGCATCATGGCCCTTTTTAAATATGCCATTTTTCGTGTGTGA
- the MRPS24 gene encoding small ribosomal subunit protein uS3m has product MAAFTSCLVGQLQFQVLRHRPDLSLLANVQRRCIQTTSACLKNRAARVRVGKGDKPVTYEQAHPPHFIAHRKGWLSQHTSNLDGEGGAAERTIEDVFIRKFIFGTFHGCLANEIVIKRRANLISICAIFIRKLPPQKFYFLIGYTEMLLSFLYKCPVKMEVQTVEEKVIYKYL; this is encoded by the exons TTTCAGGTATTACGTCACCGGCCAGATCTTTCTTTATTGGCTAACGTACAACGACGTTGCATCCAAACCACCTCAGCATGCCTAAag AATCGAGCTGCCCGTGTACGAGTGGGAAAAGGAGACAAACCTGTCACTTATGAACAAGCACATCCGCCCCACTTCATCGCACACAGGAAAGGATGGCTGTCCCAGCACACTA GTAACCTGGATGGAGAAGGGGGTGCTGCTGAGCGCACCATAGAGGATGTCTTTATCCGCAAGTTTATTTTTGGTACCTTCCACGGATGCTTGGCCAATGAAATAGTGATCAAACGTCGTGCAAATCTTATATCCATCTGTGCCATCTTTATTCGCAAGTTGCCGCCGCAGAAATTCTACTTTCTGATTGGCTACACAGAAATGTTACTTTCATTCCTGTACAAATGTCCTGTCAAAATGGAAGTGCAAACAGTAGAAGAGAAAGTAATATATAAGTACCTTTAA